One window of the Flavobacteriaceae bacterium YJPT1-3 genome contains the following:
- a CDS encoding alkaline phosphatase: MKQLFPLLLVLSILISGCGPAQTAETPTPMLSKKPKNIILLIGDGMGLSQVSAAQYYMDERPHFESFPFIGLSKTSSSSDLITDSAAGATAFSAGIKTYNGAIGVNQDTIAVQTITEQLADRGTKIGLVSTSSITHATPASFYAHQKSRRMTEAIAADLVDAPVDFFAGAGWKFFTQREDNRNLISEFEQANFIMDTLALPSLAALSATEKAGFLLAPYDMPRMNEGRGSFLSEATRLAAQFLSRNDSPFFLMVEGSQIDWGGHNNNADYLIGELLDFDQAIGEALAFAKADGNTLVIVTADHETGGFTLAADKGNYNKIAPSFSTGGHSATMVPVFAYGPGAEEFAGVYENTAIYDKMKALLWE; the protein is encoded by the coding sequence ATGAAGCAACTATTCCCTCTACTCCTTGTACTGTCCATTTTGATTTCCGGATGCGGTCCTGCCCAGACGGCCGAAACGCCTACTCCGATGCTTTCCAAAAAACCAAAGAACATCATCCTGTTGATTGGTGACGGCATGGGCCTGAGTCAGGTATCCGCCGCTCAGTATTACATGGACGAACGTCCCCACTTCGAATCTTTTCCGTTTATCGGCTTAAGCAAAACCTCTTCGTCGAGTGACCTGATCACCGATTCTGCGGCCGGCGCTACTGCTTTTAGCGCAGGAATTAAAACCTACAATGGCGCCATAGGAGTCAATCAGGACACCATTGCCGTGCAGACCATCACTGAACAACTGGCAGATCGCGGAACCAAAATCGGATTGGTTTCTACCTCAAGCATCACGCACGCCACACCGGCAAGTTTCTACGCCCATCAGAAATCGCGACGGATGACCGAAGCGATCGCAGCAGATCTGGTCGATGCCCCCGTCGACTTTTTTGCCGGAGCCGGCTGGAAATTCTTTACCCAACGGGAAGATAATCGCAATTTGATCAGTGAATTCGAGCAAGCAAATTTCATTATGGATACCCTGGCTCTCCCTTCGCTAGCCGCATTAAGCGCTACCGAAAAAGCAGGCTTTTTGTTGGCCCCTTACGACATGCCTCGTATGAATGAAGGTCGGGGTTCTTTCTTATCGGAAGCAACTCGACTGGCCGCTCAATTTCTGAGCAGAAACGATTCTCCCTTCTTTCTCATGGTCGAAGGCTCACAAATCGACTGGGGCGGACATAATAATAATGCAGACTATCTCATTGGAGAGCTGCTGGACTTCGATCAGGCCATCGGTGAGGCGCTCGCTTTCGCGAAAGCGGATGGCAACACCCTCGTCATTGTGACGGCTGATCATGAAACCGGCGGATTTACATTGGCTGCTGACAAAGGCAATTACAATAAGATCGCACCCAGTTTCTCAACCGGAGGCCACTCAGCCACCATGGTGCCCGTTTTTGCCTACGGCCCCGGGGCTGAGGAGTTTGCAGGGGTGTATGAGAATACCGCGATTTATGATAAAATGAAAGCATTGCTTTGGGAATAA
- a CDS encoding glycosyltransferase produces MQNEPLRIAIVIPMHNEERFIRQTLDSLLNQSYPIDQLIVVDDHSSDRSAAVVENYLKDHPFMQLVRLHGDQQHLPGSKVIRAFQAGYDQLDPRFDLLCKFDADLIFPKDYLQVLVAQFKADPLLGIAGGFCYILKENDWVLEDLTNPDHVRGALKTYRKACFEALSGLQPVMGWDTVDELLAQFYGWKVKTLAALKVKHLKPTGKHYNKAAKLKQGEAFYRLGYGFWLTTIAAAKLAWKKRKVRYFADYLQGYFRALKNKEPLLVNRDQAQFIRKLRWKGIRKKLWGPAAN; encoded by the coding sequence ATGCAGAACGAACCACTTAGAATTGCCATCGTCATCCCCATGCATAATGAAGAGCGTTTTATTCGACAAACGCTTGACTCTTTGCTCAATCAATCCTACCCCATCGATCAGTTGATCGTGGTTGATGACCATTCCAGTGATCGATCGGCAGCGGTGGTCGAAAACTATCTCAAAGACCATCCCTTTATGCAGTTGGTCCGTCTACACGGAGATCAGCAGCATTTGCCCGGCAGTAAGGTAATTAGAGCCTTTCAGGCCGGTTACGACCAACTGGATCCTCGTTTTGATCTGCTGTGCAAGTTTGACGCTGATCTTATTTTTCCGAAAGACTACCTTCAAGTATTGGTCGCTCAGTTTAAGGCCGATCCTCTCTTGGGCATCGCCGGAGGTTTTTGTTACATTTTAAAGGAGAATGATTGGGTCCTGGAGGACCTGACCAACCCAGATCACGTGCGGGGAGCGCTCAAGACGTACCGCAAAGCCTGTTTCGAAGCCCTTAGCGGACTGCAGCCCGTTATGGGCTGGGATACAGTTGACGAACTACTCGCCCAGTTTTACGGCTGGAAGGTAAAGACCCTAGCTGCCTTAAAGGTTAAACATTTAAAACCCACTGGAAAACACTACAATAAGGCAGCAAAATTAAAGCAAGGGGAAGCGTTCTACCGTCTGGGCTACGGTTTCTGGCTCACCACCATCGCTGCTGCTAAACTCGCCTGGAAAAAAAGAAAGGTCCGTTATTTCGCAGACTATCTGCAAGGCTACTTTCGCGCCCTAAAAAACAAAGAACCGCTTTTAGTGAATCGGGATCAAGCCCAATTTATCCGGAAACTGCGCTGGAAAGGAATTCGCAAAAAACTGTGGGGTCCTGCTGCAAATTAA
- a CDS encoding methyltransferase: MYEGTYPSKRFAVTLDFLKQHISTDEAILDLGVVNPFSDIMKKEGYTVDNTSGEDLDTQLDGILQHPAPVLTAFEIFEHLLAPLHLLQASKANKLVASVPLKLWFASAYRSKTDPWDRHYHEFEDWQFDWLLEKAGWEIKSRKKFTHPVKKIGVRPLLRLFVPRYYLVYAERTT, translated from the coding sequence ATGTACGAAGGCACCTATCCCAGCAAGCGCTTTGCGGTTACCCTGGATTTTTTGAAGCAACACATCTCAACGGACGAGGCCATTCTTGACCTTGGTGTTGTTAATCCTTTTTCAGATATTATGAAAAAGGAAGGGTACACGGTGGACAATACTTCCGGCGAAGATCTCGACACCCAACTCGATGGGATACTACAGCATCCGGCTCCGGTGCTTACGGCCTTTGAGATCTTTGAGCACTTATTGGCCCCCTTACACCTGCTGCAGGCCAGCAAGGCCAACAAATTGGTGGCTAGCGTTCCTTTAAAGCTCTGGTTTGCTTCTGCCTATCGATCAAAGACTGATCCCTGGGACCGACATTACCATGAGTTTGAAGACTGGCAATTTGATTGGTTGCTTGAAAAAGCCGGCTGGGAAATTAAATCCAGAAAGAAATTTACACATCCTGTTAAAAAAATAGGTGTACGCCCCCTTTTACGCCTGTTCGTTCCTCGTTATTACCTGGTCTATGCAGAACGAACCACTTAG
- the gcvP gene encoding aminomethyl-transferring glycine dehydrogenase has product MNTHSFALRHIGPRRSDLEDMLATVGVDSMEQLIYETIPDGIRLKEPLSLDEAMSEQEFAEHIGELASMNKVFKSYIGLGYHQAVTPAVIQRNILENPGWYTAYTPYQAEIAQGRLEALLNFQTLITDLTGMELANASLLDESTAAAEAMTLLFAVRDREQKKNEVVKFFVSEDVLPQTISLLKTRAVPLAIELVIGKHQEVDLSQGFFGALVQYPTQKGLIYDYRDFAQKAIAAGVKLAVAADILSLVVLEAPGEWGADVVVGTTQRFGIPLGYGGPHAAYFATKEAYKRNIPGRIIGVTKDMDGNRALRMALQTREQHIKRDKATSNICTAQVLLAVMAGMYAVYHGPEGLKDIAGRVHGAAVTLANALEQLGLYQVNEHYFDTIQVKADATLIKKEAEARGINFYYPDEETVVIAVNETTNKADLNAIIAAFAKALQKETITLESLETGTAVPEGVKRRTDFLTNEVFNRYHSETELMRYIKKLERKDLSLNHSMIALGSCTMKLNAAAEMLPLSDPQWGNMHPFAPVDQAQGYQKMLKKLEDQLTEITGFAGTSLQPNSGAQGEFAGLMVIRAYHLSRGDDHRNICLIPSSAHGTNPASAVMAGMKVVVTKATEDGNIDLDDLREKAEKHKDNLAALMVTYPSTHGVYESAIKEITSVIHEYGGQVYMDGANMNAQVALTHPGAIGADVCHLNLHKTFAIPHGGGGPGVGPICVAKQLVPFLPGNPLIKTGGKEAITAISAAPWGSALACLISYGYICMLGENGLRRSTEYAILNANYIKERLKGHYQTLYTGERGRAAHEMIIDCRPFKAHGIEVTDIAKRLMDYGFHAPTVSFPVAGTMMIEPTESESKQELDRFCDAFIAIKQEIDAAEEGTSNPLKNAPHTLGMLTADDWDLPYSRQKAAFPLAYLAENKFWPTVRRVDDAYGDRNLVCTCAPIEEFMEA; this is encoded by the coding sequence ATGAATACACACTCTTTTGCGTTGCGCCACATTGGCCCGCGTCGATCCGATTTGGAGGACATGTTAGCTACTGTGGGCGTTGACTCCATGGAACAACTTATTTACGAAACCATTCCCGACGGCATTCGACTGAAAGAGCCTTTGTCTTTGGATGAGGCCATGAGCGAGCAAGAGTTCGCAGAGCACATCGGCGAGCTGGCCAGTATGAATAAAGTATTCAAATCATACATTGGTCTGGGTTATCATCAGGCCGTGACTCCGGCGGTGATTCAGCGCAACATATTAGAGAATCCGGGTTGGTATACGGCCTATACACCCTATCAGGCAGAGATCGCTCAAGGAAGATTGGAGGCCTTGCTTAACTTTCAAACCCTGATCACCGATCTCACCGGGATGGAGCTGGCGAACGCCTCGCTCTTGGATGAAAGTACGGCCGCTGCAGAAGCAATGACCTTGCTTTTTGCCGTGCGCGATCGTGAGCAAAAGAAAAATGAGGTGGTCAAATTCTTTGTTTCTGAAGACGTTCTTCCTCAAACCATCTCCCTGTTAAAAACCCGTGCCGTTCCCCTAGCGATCGAACTGGTGATCGGAAAGCACCAGGAGGTCGATCTGTCGCAAGGTTTTTTTGGCGCACTAGTTCAGTATCCTACCCAAAAGGGACTCATTTACGATTATCGTGATTTTGCCCAAAAGGCCATCGCGGCAGGGGTTAAACTGGCAGTCGCTGCTGATATCCTGAGCCTGGTCGTTTTGGAAGCGCCAGGAGAATGGGGAGCCGATGTAGTGGTAGGAACCACACAACGATTTGGTATCCCTCTGGGCTATGGTGGGCCTCACGCGGCTTACTTCGCAACGAAAGAAGCCTACAAACGCAATATTCCGGGACGCATTATTGGAGTCACCAAAGACATGGACGGCAATCGAGCCCTGAGAATGGCCCTGCAAACCCGGGAACAACACATTAAAAGAGATAAAGCGACCTCCAACATTTGTACGGCTCAGGTATTGCTGGCAGTCATGGCGGGCATGTACGCCGTCTATCACGGACCGGAAGGATTGAAGGATATCGCCGGAAGAGTGCACGGAGCGGCAGTAACCTTAGCCAATGCTTTAGAACAACTAGGCCTGTATCAGGTGAACGAACATTATTTTGACACCATTCAGGTCAAAGCAGATGCCACCCTGATCAAAAAAGAAGCGGAGGCCAGAGGCATCAACTTCTATTATCCGGATGAGGAAACGGTAGTCATCGCTGTGAATGAAACGACCAACAAGGCCGATCTGAATGCGATCATTGCCGCTTTCGCGAAAGCGCTACAAAAAGAAACAATTACCCTAGAATCGTTGGAGACGGGCACAGCGGTACCCGAAGGCGTAAAGCGCCGTACAGACTTTTTAACCAATGAGGTCTTCAATCGCTATCACAGTGAGACCGAGCTGATGCGCTACATCAAAAAGCTGGAGCGTAAGGACCTTTCCTTAAATCATTCGATGATCGCTCTGGGTTCTTGTACCATGAAGCTGAATGCCGCTGCAGAAATGCTCCCCCTGAGTGATCCGCAATGGGGCAATATGCACCCCTTCGCTCCGGTCGATCAGGCCCAGGGGTATCAGAAAATGCTTAAAAAATTAGAAGATCAATTGACGGAGATCACCGGTTTTGCCGGCACTTCCCTGCAACCCAATTCTGGGGCTCAGGGAGAGTTCGCCGGACTGATGGTCATCCGTGCCTATCACTTATCCCGAGGCGATGACCACCGGAACATCTGCCTTATCCCATCCTCAGCGCACGGTACCAATCCTGCCAGCGCGGTCATGGCGGGAATGAAGGTAGTCGTGACCAAGGCTACGGAAGACGGAAATATCGATCTGGATGATCTGCGAGAGAAAGCAGAGAAACACAAGGATAATCTGGCTGCGTTAATGGTCACTTATCCGTCTACGCATGGGGTTTACGAAAGTGCCATCAAAGAGATCACTTCGGTTATTCACGAATATGGTGGACAGGTGTATATGGACGGCGCCAATATGAATGCGCAGGTTGCCTTAACCCATCCTGGAGCGATTGGAGCTGATGTATGCCATCTCAATTTGCATAAAACCTTTGCCATCCCACATGGAGGCGGAGGCCCGGGAGTTGGCCCCATCTGCGTTGCCAAACAATTGGTGCCCTTCTTACCCGGAAACCCTTTGATCAAAACCGGAGGAAAAGAAGCCATCACTGCCATTTCAGCAGCACCCTGGGGTTCTGCACTGGCTTGTCTGATCTCTTACGGCTATATCTGTATGCTGGGAGAAAACGGACTACGGCGCTCTACGGAGTACGCCATTCTTAACGCTAATTACATCAAGGAGCGTTTAAAAGGTCACTATCAAACTTTGTATACTGGGGAACGCGGCCGGGCAGCGCATGAAATGATCATCGACTGCCGACCTTTCAAAGCCCATGGTATTGAAGTAACTGATATCGCCAAGCGTTTGATGGATTATGGTTTCCACGCTCCCACCGTTTCTTTCCCGGTGGCCGGAACCATGATGATCGAACCCACCGAAAGCGAAAGCAAACAAGAACTGGATCGATTTTGCGATGCCTTTATAGCCATCAAACAAGAAATCGATGCCGCTGAAGAGGGCACTTCAAACCCCTTGAAAAATGCGCCTCACACCCTGGGTATGCTGACTGCAGATGACTGGGATTTGCCGTATTCCCGACAAAAAGCCGCCTTCCCACTTGCCTATCTGGCCGAGAACAAATTCTGGCCTACAGTTCGACGGGTAGATGACGCTTATGGAGATCGGAATCTGGTGTGCACCTGCGCCCCCATTGAAGAATTCATGGAAGCTTAA
- a CDS encoding glycine dehydrogenase: MKEQEKIHPGKHLCDKNQYGDTTFWEKIKLAFYLVFSAECRAYTRKNTQLTKTIHRAEMNTIAAEEKIKLQSLLDQELANQQ; encoded by the coding sequence ATGAAAGAACAAGAAAAAATACATCCCGGAAAGCACCTCTGTGATAAAAATCAATACGGTGACACCACTTTTTGGGAAAAGATCAAGTTGGCCTTCTATTTAGTATTCTCCGCAGAATGCCGTGCCTACACGCGCAAGAATACCCAGCTTACCAAGACCATTCATCGGGCGGAGATGAACACCATTGCTGCTGAAGAAAAAATCAAACTTCAGTCTTTGTTAGACCAGGAACTGGCCAATCAGCAATAA
- a CDS encoding sigma-70 family RNA polymerase sigma factor translates to MPSTTLDPTQWVQKYSDYLFNYTITRVNDRELANDLIAETFLAGLKSMKNFKGEAAERTWLIAILKRKIIDHYRKSNSKKGQAEVRMGYTHDESEGDWLEERVADPYDRNAEDKMENEELGGAILTCLSKLPERQSVIFKMKTMDGMDTETICNEFNITSSNLWVIIHRARTAMASCLEDNWLS, encoded by the coding sequence ATGCCATCGACAACCTTAGACCCTACGCAGTGGGTACAAAAATACTCCGATTACTTGTTCAACTACACTATAACGCGTGTAAATGATCGAGAACTAGCCAACGATCTCATCGCAGAAACCTTCCTGGCCGGACTAAAGTCCATGAAGAATTTTAAGGGCGAAGCTGCTGAACGTACCTGGCTCATCGCGATCTTAAAACGTAAGATCATCGATCATTACCGCAAAAGCAACAGTAAAAAAGGACAGGCGGAAGTACGGATGGGTTACACCCATGACGAGAGCGAGGGGGACTGGCTGGAAGAACGCGTGGCAGATCCCTACGATAGAAATGCGGAAGATAAAATGGAAAATGAAGAGTTGGGCGGAGCCATATTGACCTGCTTAAGTAAGCTGCCGGAACGTCAAAGTGTGATTTTTAAAATGAAGACCATGGATGGTATGGATACAGAAACCATCTGTAATGAATTTAACATCACTTCGTCTAACCTTTGGGTTATCATTCATAGAGCACGAACAGCTATGGCAAGTTGCCTGGAAGATAATTGGTTATCCTAA
- a CDS encoding glycosyltransferase: MIMHLVVIGTVWPEPQSSAAGSRMLQILDVFKDAGWKITFASASGLTESFRKEQDILEVSPLTPFPEVDHWASILLNDASFDQQLQQWNPDAVLFDRFMTEEQYGWRVAEVCPQALRILDMEDLHSLRKERELALKAGEDFREERLLASKTAVRELASIWRCDLSLVISRFELDLLQRVFQVKAELLLYLPFMIKGIAQVLAKQRKPYTERKHFVTIGNFKHAPNADGVRYLKQQIWHHIRKALPEAEMHVYGAYASTANQQLHDPASGFLIKGHAARSAEVVEEGRLLLAPLRFGAGLKGKLVEAMLLGTPSVTTPIGAEGMYDIAWGGAIAQNAADFARAAVNLYQEEETWKEAQSVGYKNLQTHFQQEDHAQRLLERINSLQHRLNDHRRHNFVGQMLQHHRVQSTKYLSRWIEEKNKKN; the protein is encoded by the coding sequence ATGATAATGCATCTGGTTGTCATCGGTACTGTCTGGCCCGAGCCGCAGTCTTCTGCAGCGGGCTCCCGAATGCTGCAGATTCTGGACGTATTTAAGGATGCCGGGTGGAAGATCACCTTTGCCAGTGCTTCGGGACTCACGGAAAGCTTCCGAAAGGAGCAAGACATACTTGAAGTCAGTCCGCTCACACCCTTTCCTGAGGTGGATCATTGGGCTTCTATACTGCTGAATGACGCTTCTTTTGATCAGCAGCTCCAACAATGGAATCCCGATGCTGTACTCTTCGATCGTTTTATGACGGAAGAGCAATACGGCTGGCGGGTGGCCGAAGTATGTCCGCAAGCCCTGCGTATTTTAGACATGGAAGATCTGCATAGCTTGCGAAAAGAACGCGAGCTCGCCCTCAAAGCGGGAGAGGACTTTAGGGAAGAGCGACTTTTGGCATCGAAGACGGCCGTACGCGAACTGGCGAGCATTTGGCGTTGTGATCTGAGTTTGGTTATTTCTCGTTTTGAGTTGGACTTGCTTCAGCGCGTGTTTCAAGTGAAAGCGGAGCTTTTACTCTATTTGCCTTTTATGATCAAAGGGATAGCGCAAGTCCTGGCTAAACAGCGCAAGCCCTACACGGAGCGCAAGCATTTTGTGACCATTGGAAACTTTAAACACGCTCCTAATGCCGATGGGGTGCGCTACTTAAAACAGCAGATCTGGCACCACATCAGAAAAGCATTACCTGAAGCGGAAATGCACGTCTATGGAGCTTACGCTTCCACTGCCAATCAGCAATTACACGATCCGGCATCAGGATTTTTGATCAAAGGCCATGCTGCACGATCGGCGGAGGTGGTGGAAGAAGGCCGACTCCTTTTGGCGCCGCTGCGTTTTGGTGCCGGTTTAAAAGGGAAATTGGTAGAAGCCATGTTATTGGGAACGCCCTCTGTCACCACACCCATAGGAGCTGAGGGCATGTATGACATCGCATGGGGCGGTGCCATTGCCCAGAATGCAGCTGACTTTGCCCGGGCGGCGGTGAACTTGTATCAAGAGGAAGAGACCTGGAAAGAGGCCCAGAGTGTCGGCTACAAAAATCTTCAGACCCATTTTCAACAGGAAGATCACGCCCAGCGCCTGCTGGAACGTATTAACAGCTTACAGCATAGATTGAACGATCATCGTCGACACAACTTTGTGGGTCAGATGCTGCAGCATCATCGGGTGCAGAGCACCAAATATCTCAGCAGATGGATCGAGGAAAAGAATAAGAAAAATTAA
- a CDS encoding M3 family metallopeptidase — MINSDLNPLLQSFDEAPFSQINNEHFKPAFEAGIAFAKAEIDSITANTTTPTFENTIEALEYSGAQLDRISAIFFNLNSAETNESIQKIAQEVSPMLSEFANDIALNEALFERVKTVYEQRDQLNLNPEQQTLLDKKYKSFARNGANLPEEKKKRLREIDASLAKKKLQFGEHVLAETNKFEMHLTREEELDGLPESAKEAAAQAAQEKGKKGWLITLDYPSYIPFMKYAKNRELRKTLALAFGSKGFHGDELDNQELVREIAQLRHERAALLGYRSHAQFVLEERMAETPENVNRFLKDLLNKAKPAAQREFEELSAFAKAEEGIEPLEKWDGSYFSEKLKQKRYALDDELLKPYFELDKVIKGVFTIAGHLFDLQFKKVSDIPVYHPDVKTYQVLDKKDQLVALFYADFHPRPGKRGGAWMTSYKNQMRKDGVNDRPHVSIVCNFTKPTAKKPALLTFNEVTTLFHEFGHALHGMLANTTYPSLSGTNVYWDFVELPSQLMENWCYEQEALELFAHHYETGEVIPMELVKKIKAAATFQEGMQTLRQLSFGLLDMSWHGANPKGIIDVKAHEVATFANTQLYPDSPETCMSTSFSHIFQGGYSSGYYSYKWAEVLDADAFELFKEKGVLNAQLGQSFLQHILSQGGTREPMELYTEFRGRAPQPEALLRRAGLIGQD, encoded by the coding sequence ATGATTAACAGTGATTTAAATCCATTACTACAATCCTTTGATGAGGCGCCTTTCTCACAGATCAATAATGAGCATTTTAAGCCTGCCTTCGAGGCCGGTATCGCTTTCGCGAAAGCAGAAATAGACAGCATCACCGCCAATACTACGACTCCTACTTTCGAAAATACCATCGAAGCCCTGGAGTATTCTGGTGCACAATTAGATCGCATCTCGGCCATTTTTTTCAACCTCAATAGCGCCGAAACCAATGAAAGCATCCAGAAAATAGCCCAGGAGGTTTCTCCCATGCTTTCCGAATTTGCTAATGATATCGCCTTGAATGAGGCGCTTTTTGAACGCGTCAAAACCGTTTATGAGCAGCGGGATCAACTGAATCTAAACCCGGAACAGCAGACCCTACTCGATAAAAAATACAAGTCCTTTGCCCGGAACGGGGCAAATTTACCGGAGGAGAAAAAGAAACGCCTTCGGGAGATCGATGCCAGTCTGGCCAAAAAGAAATTACAATTTGGCGAACACGTACTGGCAGAGACCAATAAATTCGAAATGCATCTGACGCGGGAGGAAGAGCTGGACGGGCTTCCGGAAAGTGCTAAAGAGGCAGCTGCTCAGGCCGCTCAGGAAAAAGGAAAAAAGGGTTGGCTGATCACCTTAGACTATCCCAGCTACATTCCCTTCATGAAATACGCTAAAAACCGAGAGCTCCGTAAGACGCTGGCTCTGGCTTTTGGCAGCAAGGGATTTCACGGTGACGAACTGGACAACCAGGAATTGGTGCGTGAAATCGCCCAGCTGCGTCACGAACGCGCAGCGCTGCTCGGTTACCGCAGCCACGCTCAGTTTGTACTGGAAGAACGTATGGCTGAAACCCCAGAAAATGTCAATCGTTTTTTGAAGGACCTATTGAACAAAGCCAAACCGGCCGCTCAACGCGAGTTTGAAGAATTGTCCGCTTTCGCGAAAGCGGAAGAAGGAATCGAACCATTGGAAAAATGGGATGGTTCCTATTTTAGTGAAAAGCTTAAACAAAAGCGCTACGCCCTGGACGATGAGCTGCTTAAACCCTATTTTGAACTGGATAAAGTGATAAAAGGGGTATTTACCATTGCCGGCCATCTGTTCGATCTTCAATTTAAAAAAGTGTCAGACATCCCGGTTTATCATCCGGATGTAAAAACCTATCAGGTACTGGACAAGAAAGATCAGTTGGTGGCACTCTTTTATGCCGATTTTCATCCCAGACCCGGTAAACGTGGCGGGGCCTGGATGACCTCCTACAAAAATCAAATGCGCAAAGACGGTGTCAACGACCGGCCTCACGTTTCTATTGTCTGTAACTTCACCAAACCCACGGCAAAAAAGCCCGCGCTATTGACCTTTAATGAGGTCACCACCCTATTTCACGAATTCGGGCACGCCTTGCACGGTATGCTGGCCAATACCACCTACCCCAGCTTATCGGGTACCAATGTGTACTGGGACTTTGTTGAACTCCCCAGTCAGTTGATGGAAAATTGGTGTTATGAACAGGAAGCCCTGGAACTTTTCGCTCATCATTACGAGACCGGTGAAGTTATTCCTATGGAGCTGGTAAAGAAGATTAAAGCGGCAGCCACCTTTCAAGAAGGGATGCAAACCTTACGCCAACTCAGTTTCGGATTGCTGGACATGTCCTGGCACGGGGCCAATCCAAAAGGCATTATCGATGTCAAGGCGCATGAAGTGGCCACTTTTGCTAACACCCAATTGTACCCGGACAGCCCGGAGACCTGTATGAGTACCTCTTTTTCGCATATTTTTCAAGGGGGCTATTCTTCAGGTTACTACAGCTATAAATGGGCAGAAGTATTGGATGCGGATGCTTTTGAATTATTCAAGGAAAAGGGAGTCCTCAATGCGCAGCTGGGTCAATCGTTCCTTCAGCACATTCTGTCGCAGGGAGGAACACGAGAGCCTATGGAATTGTACACCGAGTTTCGAGGCAGAGCTCCTCAGCCTGAAGCCCTGCTTAGACGTGCAGGACTGATCGGTCAGGATTAA
- the purE gene encoding 5-(carboxyamino)imidazole ribonucleotide mutase, translating to MSKVGIIMGSTSDLPVMQEAIDILKSFEIETEVDIVSAHRTPDKLFDYGKHAHERGIQVIIAGAGGAAHLPGMVASLSPLPVIGVPVKSSNSMDGWDSVLSILQMPGGVPVATVALNGAKNAGILAAQILGAQDESILKRILDYKQELKRKVIEGSKNLKA from the coding sequence ATGAGCAAAGTAGGAATCATCATGGGCAGTACCAGTGACCTTCCGGTCATGCAGGAAGCCATCGATATATTAAAGTCTTTTGAGATCGAGACCGAGGTCGATATCGTATCGGCCCACCGCACTCCAGACAAACTTTTTGATTACGGAAAACACGCTCATGAGCGCGGAATACAGGTTATCATTGCCGGAGCCGGTGGTGCCGCTCACTTACCGGGCATGGTCGCTTCTCTTTCCCCACTACCGGTCATTGGAGTTCCGGTCAAATCGTCCAATAGTATGGATGGCTGGGATTCGGTCTTATCCATTCTTCAAATGCCGGGAGGAGTTCCTGTAGCCACCGTAGCCCTCAATGGAGCAAAAAACGCAGGCATACTCGCTGCACAGATCTTAGGTGCACAAGATGAAAGCATTCTCAAACGCATCTTAGACTACAAACAGGAGCTGAAGCGAAAGGTCATCGAAGGATCCAAAAACTTGAAGGCATAA